The Wolbachia endosymbiont of Ctenocephalides felis wCfeT genome includes a region encoding these proteins:
- the rpmA gene encoding 50S ribosomal protein L27, with protein MATKKSGGSSCNGRDSIGRRLGIKKNGKVIPGNIIVRQRGTKFHPGKNVGIGKDHTIFAKIEGWVNFRKSVNKKTFIDVIPTETRVCSSGG; from the coding sequence ATGGCAACTAAGAAATCAGGTGGTAGCTCCTGTAACGGAAGAGATTCGATAGGCCGTAGGCTAGGGATAAAAAAGAATGGTAAGGTTATTCCTGGTAATATAATTGTGCGCCAAAGAGGAACGAAGTTTCATCCTGGAAAAAATGTTGGTATTGGTAAAGATCACACGATTTTTGCTAAAATAGAAGGTTGGGTCAACTTTAGAAAGTCAGTAAATAAAAAGACTTTTATTGATGTTATACCTACAGAAACAAGGGTCTGTAGCTCAGGTGGTTAG